The following proteins come from a genomic window of Negativicoccus succinicivorans:
- a CDS encoding ATP-dependent nuclease, translating to MHIVSMEIENYRTFRHVRMVFDSTQNYLVGSHNIGKTNFLKILETLHEKTGFDADDFRDKDKPIRVFIALQMEHRRQLVINGKPLDDADGLLRLEVSQEPGAETFTMRNLEHHEVLPEDWKQSVRYLTHLPTGMQRNELSDAARADLRDILGQFIAEEGERLRSILHDMAKHSGADVAAVDRLSDSLDTWVDYLTESDGSERDADDTFRMLMLTGFQMLRELMMLNDDPREPFRDYLIVDDKGRKYLPLIIGIDEPEIHQHPYRQRTLIEFYRGILANESPLMCELFQRFLGIDGLEGQLFIVTNSTDCLIDDYRYILRLYRDETGEVRAANGAEFSFEPGVEKHLIMHFPEVKEALFARSVLIVEGETEYGAFAGFAKTFGYHFDFLGVCLVNARGESSIVKIAQLFERFHLGTVSLYDRDVRMKTPRGENIFFTDEICLELDIVEHISRKNKWEVLYQVVHELAEGDDFVYKDMVKRAVSKWKPDPKRMFQSRKLKSIGGRDEEGRRFYYFAWFYSNKGVLVGRLLAQYLDEDLIPPAFRYPIERAAELAK from the coding sequence TTGCATATTGTCAGCATGGAAATTGAAAATTACCGTACTTTTCGCCACGTGCGGATGGTTTTTGACAGCACGCAAAATTATTTGGTGGGCTCGCATAATATCGGCAAAACCAATTTTCTGAAAATACTTGAAACTTTACACGAGAAAACAGGCTTTGACGCGGATGATTTTCGCGATAAAGATAAACCGATTCGCGTGTTTATCGCTTTGCAGATGGAGCATCGTCGCCAGCTGGTGATCAACGGGAAACCGCTTGACGACGCGGACGGACTGTTGCGGCTGGAGGTGTCGCAGGAACCCGGGGCGGAAACGTTCACCATGCGCAATCTCGAACATCATGAGGTGCTTCCCGAAGACTGGAAGCAATCCGTGCGCTATCTGACGCACTTGCCGACGGGCATGCAGCGCAACGAACTCAGTGACGCGGCGCGCGCCGATTTGCGTGATATTTTAGGCCAATTCATCGCCGAAGAGGGCGAGCGTCTGCGTTCGATTCTGCACGATATGGCAAAACATTCCGGCGCGGATGTCGCGGCGGTGGATCGCCTGTCCGATTCGCTGGATACCTGGGTGGATTATCTGACGGAGTCCGACGGTTCGGAACGCGACGCGGACGATACGTTCCGCATGCTGATGCTGACGGGCTTTCAGATGTTGCGCGAATTGATGATGCTCAATGATGACCCGCGGGAACCGTTTCGGGATTATTTGATTGTCGATGACAAAGGCCGCAAGTATCTGCCGCTCATTATCGGCATCGACGAGCCGGAAATTCACCAGCATCCGTATCGCCAGCGCACGTTGATTGAGTTTTACCGCGGCATTTTGGCGAATGAAAGTCCGCTGATGTGTGAACTCTTTCAGCGTTTTCTCGGCATTGACGGTTTGGAAGGACAGCTGTTCATCGTCACCAACTCGACGGATTGCCTGATTGACGATTACCGCTATATTTTACGTCTGTACCGTGATGAGACGGGGGAAGTCCGCGCGGCCAACGGCGCGGAATTCAGCTTCGAGCCGGGGGTGGAAAAACACCTGATCATGCATTTTCCCGAAGTGAAAGAAGCGTTATTCGCCCGCTCGGTGCTGATTGTGGAAGGCGAGACGGAGTACGGCGCGTTCGCCGGTTTCGCCAAAACGTTTGGTTACCATTTTGATTTTCTCGGTGTTTGTCTGGTTAACGCGCGCGGCGAGAGTTCGATTGTCAAGATCGCGCAGCTTTTTGAACGCTTTCATCTCGGCACGGTGTCGCTCTATGACAGAGACGTCAGGATGAAGACGCCGCGCGGTGAAAATATTTTCTTTACGGATGAAATTTGTCTGGAGTTGGATATCGTCGAGCATATCTCGCGGAAAAACAAATGGGAAGTATTGTACCAGGTCGTGCACGAATTAGCGGAAGGCGACGATTTCGTGTACAAGGACATGGTCAAGCGCGCCGTGAGCAAATGGAAACCGGATCCGAAACGCATGTTCCAGTCGCGCAAACTGAAAAGCATCGGAGGACGCGATGAAGAGGGTCGACGGTTTTACTATTTCGCGTGGTTTTACAGCAATAAAGGGGTGTTGGTCGGTCGCTTGCTGGCGCAATACCTGGATGAAGATTTGATCCCGCCCGCGTTTCGATATCCGATCGAACGAGCGGCGGAGTTGGCCAAATAA